In the Streptomyces sp. BHT-5-2 genome, one interval contains:
- the paaK gene encoding phenylacetate--CoA ligase PaaK, whose product MPEAATDSGTIDGACGADWCDDAERLSADALHALQLTRLQRSLRHTYENVPFYRAAFDRAGVRPEDCRSTADLARFPFTVKDDLRAHYPFGMFAVPKERVRRLHASSGTTGRPTVVGYTERDLSDWADLVARSIRAAGGRPGHTVHVSYGYGLFTGGLGAHYGAERLGCTVVPASGGMTSRQVQLIQDFRPEIIMVTPSYMLTLLDEFERQGVDPRSTSLKVGIFGAEPWTQEMRREIEERFAIDAVDIYGLSEVMGPGVAQECVETKDGLHIWEDHFYPEVVDPITGEVLPDGAHGELVLTSLTKEAMPVVRYRTRDLTRLLPGTARPAFRRMEKVTGRSDDMIILRGVNLFPAQVEEIVLRTPGVAPHFQLRLTREGRLDRLTVRAEARPDATAAARAAAVGLITRGVKDGIGVTVDVEIVDPETLERSVGKFKRIVDARRDG is encoded by the coding sequence ATGCCGGAAGCGGCGACGGACAGCGGGACGATCGACGGGGCCTGCGGGGCCGACTGGTGCGACGACGCCGAACGGCTCTCGGCGGACGCCCTGCACGCACTCCAACTCACCCGGCTACAGCGCTCGTTGCGCCACACCTACGAGAACGTCCCCTTCTACCGCGCGGCGTTCGACCGCGCCGGGGTGCGGCCGGAGGACTGCCGCTCGACGGCGGACCTGGCCCGCTTCCCGTTCACCGTGAAGGACGATCTGCGGGCGCACTACCCGTTCGGGATGTTCGCCGTCCCCAAGGAGCGGGTGCGGCGGCTGCACGCCTCCAGCGGCACCACCGGGCGGCCGACGGTCGTCGGCTACACCGAGCGGGATCTCTCGGACTGGGCGGACCTGGTGGCCCGGTCGATCCGCGCGGCCGGCGGCCGCCCCGGGCACACCGTCCATGTCTCCTACGGCTACGGGCTGTTCACCGGCGGCCTGGGCGCGCACTACGGCGCGGAGCGGCTCGGCTGCACGGTCGTCCCGGCGTCCGGCGGGATGACCAGCCGTCAGGTGCAGCTCATCCAGGACTTCCGCCCCGAGATCATCATGGTCACGCCCTCCTACATGCTCACCCTGCTCGACGAGTTCGAGCGGCAGGGCGTCGATCCCCGCTCGACCTCGCTGAAGGTGGGCATCTTCGGCGCCGAGCCCTGGACGCAGGAGATGCGCCGGGAGATCGAGGAGCGGTTCGCCATCGACGCCGTGGACATCTACGGCCTGTCGGAGGTGATGGGCCCCGGCGTGGCGCAGGAGTGCGTGGAGACCAAGGACGGACTGCACATCTGGGAGGACCACTTCTACCCGGAGGTGGTCGACCCGATCACCGGGGAGGTGCTGCCGGACGGTGCGCACGGCGAGCTGGTCCTGACCTCGCTGACCAAGGAGGCCATGCCCGTCGTCCGCTACCGCACCCGGGATCTGACCCGGCTGCTGCCCGGCACCGCCCGGCCGGCCTTCCGCCGGATGGAGAAGGTCACCGGGCGCAGCGACGACATGATCATCCTGCGCGGGGTCAACCTCTTCCCCGCGCAGGTCGAGGAGATCGTGCTGCGCACGCCAGGCGTGGCCCCGCACTTCCAGCTGCGGCTGACCCGCGAGGGCCGGCTGGACCGGCTGACCGTCCGCGCGGAGGCCCGGCCGGACGCCACGGCGGCCGCCCGGGCGGCCGCCGTCGGCCTGATCACCCGCGGCGTCAAGGACGGCATCGGCGTCACCGTCGACGTCGAGATCGTCGATCCGGAGACCCTGGAGCGCTCGGTCGGGAAGTTCAAGCGCATCGTGGACGCCCGCCGGGACGGCTGA
- a CDS encoding acyl-CoA synthetase → MPDTPNGFWAQATADPGRTVLIAPDGEEWTAGRLHAAANRLVHGLRAAGLERGDAFAVVLPNGVEFFTAYLAASQAGFYLVPVNHHLVGPEIAWIVADSGAKVLIAHERFGDAARQAADEAGLAAERRYAVGPVDGFRPYRQLLDGQPESAPTGRTLGWVMNYTSGTTGRPRGIRRPLPGKPPEETYLGGFLAIFGIRPFDDNVHLVCSPLYHTAVLQFAGASLHIGHRVVLMDKWTPPEMLRLIERHRCTHTHMVPTQFHRLLALPEEARAGYDVSSMRHAIHGAAPCPDHVKRAMIDWWGGCVEEYYAASEGGGAFATAEDWLKKPGTVGRAWPISELAVFDDDGNRLPAGQLGTVYLKMTTGGFAYHKDEDKTRKNRIGDFFTVGDLGYLDEDGYLFLRDRKIDMIISGGVNIYPAEIESVLLAHPAVADAAAFGVPHDDWGEEVKAVVEPADGHRAGPELAAEILDHCAHRLAGYKRPRTVDFTTALPRDPNGKLYKRRLRDPYWEGRERAV, encoded by the coding sequence ATGCCCGACACCCCCAACGGCTTCTGGGCACAGGCCACCGCCGACCCCGGCCGGACGGTCCTGATCGCCCCGGACGGCGAGGAGTGGACCGCCGGCCGTCTGCACGCCGCCGCCAACCGGCTGGTCCACGGGCTGCGCGCGGCCGGCCTGGAACGCGGCGACGCCTTCGCCGTGGTGCTCCCCAACGGCGTGGAGTTCTTCACCGCCTACCTCGCCGCCTCCCAGGCCGGCTTCTACCTCGTCCCGGTCAACCACCACCTGGTCGGCCCGGAGATCGCCTGGATCGTCGCCGACTCCGGCGCCAAGGTGCTGATCGCCCACGAGCGGTTCGGCGACGCGGCCCGGCAGGCGGCCGACGAGGCGGGCCTGGCCGCCGAGCGGCGGTACGCCGTCGGACCCGTCGACGGCTTCCGGCCCTACCGCCAACTCCTGGACGGACAACCGGAGTCCGCGCCCACCGGCCGGACCCTGGGCTGGGTGATGAACTACACCTCCGGTACCACCGGCCGCCCCCGCGGCATCCGCCGCCCGCTGCCCGGCAAGCCCCCCGAGGAGACCTACCTCGGCGGCTTCCTCGCCATCTTCGGCATCCGGCCGTTCGACGACAACGTCCACCTGGTCTGCTCGCCGCTCTACCACACCGCCGTCCTGCAGTTCGCCGGCGCCTCCCTGCACATCGGCCACCGCGTCGTCCTGATGGACAAGTGGACGCCACCGGAGATGCTGCGCCTGATCGAGCGGCACCGGTGCACCCACACCCACATGGTGCCCACCCAGTTCCACCGCCTGCTCGCCCTCCCAGAGGAGGCCCGCGCCGGCTACGACGTCTCGTCGATGCGGCACGCCATCCACGGCGCCGCACCCTGCCCCGACCACGTCAAACGCGCCATGATCGACTGGTGGGGCGGCTGCGTCGAGGAGTACTACGCGGCCAGCGAGGGCGGCGGCGCCTTCGCCACCGCCGAGGACTGGCTGAAGAAGCCCGGCACGGTCGGCCGAGCCTGGCCGATCAGCGAGCTGGCGGTCTTCGACGACGACGGAAACCGGCTGCCGGCCGGTCAACTGGGCACCGTCTACCTGAAGATGACCACCGGGGGCTTCGCTTACCACAAGGACGAGGACAAGACCCGGAAGAACCGCATCGGCGACTTCTTCACCGTCGGCGACCTCGGCTACCTCGACGAGGACGGCTACCTCTTCCTCCGCGACCGCAAGATCGACATGATCATCTCCGGCGGGGTCAACATCTACCCCGCCGAGATCGAGTCGGTGCTGCTCGCCCACCCGGCCGTCGCCGACGCCGCCGCCTTCGGCGTCCCGCACGACGACTGGGGCGAGGAGGTCAAGGCGGTCGTCGAACCCGCCGACGGCCACCGCGCCGGACCGGAACTGGCCGCCGAGATCCTCGACCACTGCGCCCACCGGCTCGCCGGCTACAAGCGCCCCCGCACCGTCGACTTCACCACCGCCCTGCCCCGCGACCCCAACGGCAAGCTCTACAAGCGGCGGCTGCGCGACCCGTATTGGGAGGGCCGGGAGCGCGCCGTGTGA
- a CDS encoding chorismate mutase — translation MQVTTSIRRALLAGTAAAVLFAGTGSAVAAPATGDARPAVGPVGAAPASAGPLRPLAALSADRLATADLVAAAKWGTGSPIDDPVREREVLAAVAAQARQSGADPEATVRIFRDQIEASKLVQRGLHRRWAADPAQAPTSRPDLARVRAEINRINAELVRAIAATPQARTAPGCVPRLTVTALRVGHERHLDLLHAAGLARSLRSVCGGQGPSDG, via the coding sequence GTGCAGGTGACGACTTCGATCCGCCGTGCGCTGCTCGCCGGGACCGCGGCCGCGGTGCTGTTCGCCGGGACCGGGAGCGCCGTCGCGGCGCCCGCCACCGGGGACGCGCGGCCGGCCGTCGGGCCGGTCGGTGCCGCGCCCGCGTCGGCCGGACCGCTCCGGCCGCTCGCCGCGCTCTCCGCCGACCGGCTGGCCACCGCCGACCTCGTCGCCGCGGCGAAGTGGGGGACCGGCAGCCCGATCGACGATCCGGTCCGGGAGCGCGAGGTGCTGGCCGCGGTGGCCGCCCAGGCCCGACAGTCGGGCGCCGACCCGGAGGCGACGGTGCGGATCTTCCGGGACCAGATCGAGGCCAGCAAGCTCGTCCAGCGCGGGTTGCACCGCCGCTGGGCGGCGGACCCCGCGCAGGCCCCCACCAGCCGACCGGACCTCGCCCGGGTCCGCGCGGAGATCAACCGGATCAACGCGGAACTGGTCCGAGCCATCGCCGCGACCCCGCAGGCCCGTACGGCGCCGGGCTGCGTGCCCCGACTGACGGTGACCGCACTCCGGGTGGGGCACGAGCGGCATCTGGACCTGCTGCACGCGGCGGGGCTCGCCCGGTCGCTGCGCTCGGTCTGCGGAGGACAGGGCCCGTCCGACGGGTGA
- a CDS encoding fatty acyl-CoA synthetase — MTDATGAAGARNNTVDGVLRRSARRVPERTAVRYADRSWSYRALDGAVTAAARVLLAEGLRPGDRVASYGHNSDAYLIGFLACARAGLVHVPVNHGLAGEELAYLLGQSGSALVLTDTALAARLPDGTRTVPLHGAPDGLLERLAEQPAGQPTEAGGPAAADAPPEVPDDALVQLLYTSGTTALPKGAMMTHRALVHEYTSAVVALDLKESDRPVHSLPLYHSAQMHVFLLPYLAVGAENTILDGPAPERIFALVEAGRADSLFAPPTVWIALADHPGFAVRDLGGLRKAYYGASIMPVPVLERLRARLPHLAFYNCFGQSEIGPLATVLGPDEHADRPDSCGRPVLFVEARVVDEEGREVPDGTRGEIVYRSPQLCTGYWDKPEETAEAFRDGWFRSGDLAVRDTAGYFTVVDRVKDVINSGGVLVASRQVEDVLYTHPQVAEVAVVGLPDERWIEAVTAVVVRRTVTTDGTEGNGVVGEAELIDVARARLAPFKVPKRVVFVDALPRNASGKVLKRALRERFGSGGTAR; from the coding sequence ATGACGGATGCCACGGGCGCGGCGGGCGCGCGGAACAACACGGTCGACGGGGTCCTGCGGCGCAGCGCGCGCCGGGTGCCGGAGCGGACGGCGGTCCGGTACGCGGACCGGAGCTGGAGCTACCGGGCGCTGGACGGCGCGGTGACCGCCGCCGCGCGGGTGCTGCTGGCCGAGGGGCTGCGTCCCGGGGACCGGGTGGCGTCCTACGGCCACAACTCCGACGCCTACCTGATCGGTTTCCTGGCCTGCGCCCGCGCCGGGCTGGTGCACGTCCCGGTCAACCACGGCCTGGCCGGTGAGGAACTGGCCTACCTCCTGGGGCAGTCCGGCAGCGCCCTGGTGCTCACCGACACCGCGCTGGCGGCCCGGCTGCCGGACGGCACCCGCACGGTGCCGCTGCACGGGGCGCCGGACGGGCTGCTGGAGCGACTGGCCGAACAGCCGGCGGGGCAGCCGACCGAGGCCGGCGGCCCCGCCGCGGCGGACGCACCGCCCGAGGTGCCCGACGACGCCCTCGTCCAGCTGCTCTACACCTCGGGCACCACCGCGCTCCCCAAGGGCGCGATGATGACCCACCGGGCGCTGGTGCACGAGTACACCAGCGCCGTGGTCGCCCTCGACCTGAAGGAGAGCGACCGCCCCGTCCACTCGCTGCCGCTCTACCACTCCGCGCAGATGCACGTCTTCCTGCTGCCCTATCTGGCGGTGGGCGCGGAGAACACCATCCTGGACGGGCCCGCCCCGGAGCGGATCTTCGCGCTGGTGGAAGCGGGCCGCGCGGACAGCCTGTTCGCGCCGCCCACGGTGTGGATCGCACTCGCCGACCACCCCGGCTTCGCCGTACGGGACCTCGGCGGGCTGCGCAAGGCGTACTACGGCGCCTCGATCATGCCGGTGCCCGTACTGGAACGGCTCCGCGCCCGGTTGCCGCACCTGGCTTTCTACAACTGCTTCGGGCAGAGCGAGATCGGCCCGCTGGCCACCGTCCTCGGCCCGGACGAGCACGCGGACCGGCCGGACTCCTGCGGGCGGCCGGTGCTGTTCGTCGAGGCGCGGGTGGTGGACGAGGAGGGCCGGGAGGTCCCGGACGGCACCCGGGGCGAGATCGTCTACCGCTCGCCTCAGCTGTGCACCGGCTACTGGGACAAGCCGGAGGAGACCGCGGAGGCGTTCCGGGACGGCTGGTTCCGCTCCGGGGACCTGGCGGTCCGCGACACGGCGGGCTACTTCACGGTGGTCGACCGGGTCAAGGACGTCATCAACTCCGGTGGCGTGCTGGTCGCCTCGCGCCAGGTGGAGGACGTGCTGTACACGCATCCGCAGGTCGCCGAGGTCGCGGTCGTCGGGCTGCCGGACGAGCGGTGGATCGAGGCGGTGACCGCGGTGGTGGTCCGGCGCACCGTCACCACGGACGGGACCGAGGGGAACGGTGTGGTGGGGGAGGCGGAGCTGATCGACGTGGCGCGGGCCCGGCTCGCGCCGTTCAAGGTGCCCAAGCGGGTGGTGTTCGTGGACGCGCTGCCGCGCAACGCCAGCGGCAAGGTCCTCAAGCGTGCGCTGCGCGAGCGGTTCGGGAGCGGCGGAACGGCGCGCTGA
- a CDS encoding NAD(P)/FAD-dependent oxidoreductase encodes MPERTSYDVVIVGGGHNGLVAAAYLARAGRSVLVLERLDHTGGAAVSTRAFPGFDARLSRYSYLVSLLPPKIVRDLGLRFAVRKRTVSSYTPVVRAGRPTGLLVGGGRARTRASFARLTGSDREFAAWQDFYGATRRLAERVFPTLTAPLPTRASLRARVGDDATWHALFERPLGELIEATFHDDLVRGVVLTDGLIGTFATAHDPTLRQNRCFLYHVIGGGTGDWDVPLGGMGTLTDALADAARRAGAEIVTGCPVAALATDGRTAEVTTAEGGTIGARRVLVNAAPRELARLLGEPAPPPAEGAQLKVNMLLTRLPRLRDPHTDPREAFSGTFHIAEGYGQLETAHREAAAGRPPAAPPSEIYCHSLTDPSILGADLVRQGYHTLTLFGLHTPARLFAADTADEPTTRDRLLAATLAQLDAHLAEPLAGCLARDADGRPCVEARSPLDLDRELGLPGGNIFHRELAFPFAEDADALTTAPARWGVATGHANVLLCGAGAPRGGGVSGIPGHNAAMAVLEESR; translated from the coding sequence ATGCCGGAACGGACTTCGTACGACGTCGTCATCGTGGGCGGCGGGCACAACGGGCTGGTGGCCGCCGCGTACCTCGCCCGCGCCGGGCGCAGCGTGCTGGTGCTGGAGCGGCTGGACCACACCGGCGGCGCCGCCGTCTCCACCCGGGCGTTCCCCGGGTTCGACGCCCGGCTGTCCCGCTACTCCTACCTCGTCAGCCTGCTGCCGCCGAAGATCGTCCGGGACCTCGGCCTCCGCTTCGCGGTCCGCAAGCGCACCGTCTCCTCCTACACCCCCGTGGTGCGCGCCGGCCGCCCCACCGGCCTGCTGGTCGGCGGCGGAAGGGCCCGCACCCGCGCCTCCTTCGCCCGACTCACCGGCTCCGACCGGGAGTTCGCCGCCTGGCAGGACTTCTACGGCGCCACCCGCCGGCTCGCCGAGCGGGTCTTCCCCACCCTCACCGCGCCGCTCCCCACCCGCGCGTCCCTCCGCGCCCGGGTCGGCGACGACGCCACCTGGCACGCGCTCTTCGAGCGCCCCCTGGGGGAGCTGATCGAGGCGACCTTCCACGACGACCTGGTGCGCGGCGTGGTCCTCACCGACGGGCTGATCGGCACCTTCGCCACCGCCCACGACCCGACGCTCCGTCAGAACCGGTGCTTCCTCTACCACGTGATCGGCGGCGGCACCGGCGACTGGGACGTCCCCCTCGGCGGGATGGGCACCCTGACCGACGCCCTCGCCGACGCCGCCCGCCGGGCCGGCGCCGAGATCGTCACCGGTTGCCCGGTCGCCGCGCTGGCAACCGACGGCCGCACCGCGGAGGTCACCACCGCGGAGGGCGGCACGATCGGCGCCCGCCGTGTGCTCGTCAACGCCGCGCCCCGCGAGCTGGCCCGGCTGCTCGGCGAGCCCGCGCCGCCGCCCGCCGAAGGCGCCCAGCTGAAGGTGAACATGCTGCTCACCCGACTGCCCCGGCTCCGCGACCCGCACACCGACCCGCGCGAGGCGTTCTCCGGCACCTTCCACATCGCCGAGGGCTACGGGCAGTTGGAGACCGCCCACCGGGAGGCCGCGGCCGGCCGGCCGCCCGCCGCGCCGCCCTCCGAGATCTACTGCCACTCCCTGACCGACCCCTCCATCCTGGGCGCCGACCTGGTCCGCCAGGGCTACCACACCCTCACCCTCTTCGGACTGCACACCCCCGCCCGGTTGTTCGCAGCCGACACCGCCGATGAGCCGACCACCCGCGACCGGTTGCTGGCCGCCACCCTCGCCCAGCTCGACGCGCACCTCGCCGAACCGCTCGCCGGCTGCCTGGCCCGGGACGCCGACGGCCGCCCCTGCGTCGAGGCCCGCAGCCCGCTCGACCTCGACCGCGAACTGGGCCTGCCCGGCGGCAACATCTTCCACCGCGAGCTGGCCTTCCCGTTCGCCGAGGACGCGGACGCCCTCACCACCGCCCCGGCCCGCTGGGGCGTCGCCACCGGCCACGCCAACGTCCTGCTGTGCGGGGCGGGCGCGCCGCGCGGCGGCGGCGTGAGCGGCATCCCCGGCCACAACGCGGCGATGGCGGTGCTGGAGGAGTCGAGGTGA
- a CDS encoding nitronate monooxygenase family protein, which yields MQTELSNALGVEHAVFGFTPFPAVAAAITRAGGFGVLGAVRYTAPGELARDLDWMQEHTDGLPYGLDVVMPAAKVEAPEGRTLTEADVEAMIPEEHRRHVTALLEKYDVPPLPPGEPSGWRITGWMEQVARSQLDVAFDYPIALLANALGSPPADVIARAHDRGVRVAALAGSPRHALHHKAAGIDVVVAQGYEAGGHTGEIATMVLTPEVVAAVDPLPVLAAGGIGTGEQIAAGLALGAQGVWLGSIWLTTEEADLHSRRLTAKLLAAGPGDTVRSRALTGKPARQLRTAWTDAWDDPDGPGTLPMPLQGLLVAEANSRIQRHEVEPLLGTPVGQIVGRMTSERSVRAVFDDLTRGFERAVDRIDRIAGRA from the coding sequence ATGCAGACGGAGCTGAGCAACGCGCTGGGCGTCGAGCACGCCGTCTTCGGGTTCACGCCCTTTCCCGCGGTGGCCGCGGCGATCACCCGGGCCGGCGGGTTCGGGGTGCTCGGCGCGGTCCGCTACACCGCCCCCGGTGAACTGGCCCGCGACCTCGACTGGATGCAGGAGCACACCGACGGACTGCCCTACGGCCTCGACGTGGTGATGCCCGCCGCGAAGGTCGAGGCCCCGGAAGGCCGGACACTGACCGAGGCCGACGTCGAGGCGATGATCCCCGAGGAGCACCGCCGCCACGTCACGGCGCTCCTGGAGAAGTACGACGTGCCGCCGCTCCCGCCCGGCGAGCCGTCCGGCTGGCGGATCACCGGCTGGATGGAGCAGGTCGCCCGCAGCCAGCTCGACGTGGCCTTCGACTACCCCATCGCCCTCCTCGCCAACGCCCTCGGCTCCCCGCCCGCCGACGTGATCGCGCGCGCCCACGACCGTGGCGTCCGGGTCGCCGCGCTGGCCGGCAGCCCGCGCCACGCGCTGCACCACAAGGCCGCCGGGATCGACGTCGTCGTGGCCCAGGGATACGAGGCCGGCGGCCACACCGGCGAGATCGCCACCATGGTGCTCACCCCGGAAGTGGTGGCCGCCGTCGACCCGTTGCCGGTGCTGGCCGCCGGCGGCATCGGCACCGGCGAGCAGATCGCCGCCGGACTCGCGCTGGGTGCCCAGGGCGTCTGGCTCGGCTCGATCTGGCTCACCACCGAGGAGGCCGACCTGCACTCCCGGCGGCTGACCGCGAAACTGCTCGCCGCCGGCCCCGGCGACACCGTCCGCTCCCGCGCCCTGACCGGCAAGCCCGCCCGCCAGCTCCGCACCGCCTGGACGGACGCCTGGGACGACCCCGACGGCCCCGGCACCCTGCCGATGCCGCTCCAGGGCCTGCTGGTCGCCGAGGCCAACTCCCGTATCCAGCGGCACGAGGTCGAGCCGCTGCTCGGCACCCCGGTCGGCCAGATCGTCGGCCGGATGACCAGCGAACGCAGCGTCCGGGCCGTCTTCGACGACCTCACCCGCGGCTTCGAGCGGGCCGTCGACCGGATCGACCGGATCGCCGGCCGCGCCTGA
- a CDS encoding glycoside hydrolase family 27 protein, whose amino-acid sequence MSHPSVSRIGRTLAGLVAVTACSAGVLSATATASATPSRPPGAAPDSGYPNLTPTPPMGWNNWSYYQCGGLNEQVVLDNARALVRSGLASQGYRTVTVDDCWMAKQRGAGGELVADPAKFPHGMAHLGRELHKLGLKFGIYEDVGKLTCGKYPGSYGHFEQDAKLFASWGVDYLKADGCNVPVPKGQSKERAYHDLYAQQSRALRATRRRIVFSVSAPAYFQFSGDAVWHKVIQWSAQLGNLWRGGADIALQQSTPAAKWASISGNFRYNANLADLQRPGRWNDPDFLLVGDSGLSRDEMQSQMSLWAMMAAPLISSTDLGRLSPAARAILGNREVIAVDQDPLGVQGHIVQQDGDGVVLTKPLRNGDRAVALFNGGGTARTLSITAGAAELPRAHSYVARDLVTGRSARTTRTIIARNVPPHATVLFRVRPEH is encoded by the coding sequence GTGTCCCATCCGTCGGTATCCCGCATCGGCCGCACCCTCGCCGGACTCGTCGCCGTCACCGCCTGCTCGGCGGGAGTTCTCTCGGCCACCGCCACCGCCTCCGCCACCCCGTCGAGACCCCCCGGCGCCGCACCGGACTCCGGGTACCCGAACCTCACCCCGACGCCCCCGATGGGCTGGAACAACTGGTCGTACTACCAGTGCGGCGGCCTCAACGAGCAGGTCGTCCTGGACAACGCCCGGGCCCTGGTCCGCAGCGGACTGGCGAGCCAGGGCTACCGCACGGTCACCGTCGACGACTGCTGGATGGCCAAGCAGCGCGGCGCCGGCGGCGAGCTGGTCGCCGACCCCGCGAAGTTCCCGCACGGCATGGCGCACCTCGGGCGGGAACTCCACAAGCTGGGACTGAAGTTCGGCATCTACGAGGACGTCGGCAAGCTGACCTGTGGCAAGTACCCGGGCAGCTACGGGCACTTCGAGCAGGACGCCAAGCTCTTCGCGAGCTGGGGGGTGGACTACCTCAAGGCGGACGGCTGCAACGTCCCGGTGCCCAAGGGGCAGAGCAAGGAGCGGGCCTACCACGACCTGTACGCGCAGCAGAGCCGGGCACTGCGGGCCACCCGGCGGCGCATCGTCTTCTCGGTCTCCGCGCCGGCCTACTTCCAGTTCTCCGGTGACGCGGTCTGGCACAAGGTCATCCAGTGGTCCGCGCAGCTGGGCAACCTGTGGCGGGGCGGGGCGGACATCGCGTTGCAGCAGAGCACCCCGGCCGCGAAGTGGGCGTCCATCAGCGGCAACTTCCGCTACAACGCCAACCTCGCCGACCTCCAGCGCCCCGGACGCTGGAACGACCCGGACTTCCTGCTGGTGGGCGACTCCGGGCTGAGCCGGGACGAGATGCAGAGCCAGATGTCGCTGTGGGCGATGATGGCCGCGCCGCTGATCTCCAGCACCGACCTGGGCAGGTTGTCGCCGGCGGCGCGGGCGATCCTGGGGAACCGCGAGGTGATCGCGGTCGACCAGGACCCGCTGGGCGTCCAGGGCCACATCGTGCAGCAGGACGGCGACGGGGTGGTGCTGACCAAGCCGCTGCGCAACGGCGACCGGGCCGTTGCGCTGTTCAACGGGGGCGGCACCGCCCGCACGCTGTCCATCACGGCGGGCGCCGCCGAACTGCCCAGGGCCCACTCCTACGTGGCACGCGACCTCGTCACCGGGCGCAGCGCCCGGACCACCCGGACGATCATCGCCCGGAACGTCCCGCCGCACGCCACGGTGCTCTTCCGGGTCCGGCCGGAGCACTGA
- a CDS encoding alpha/beta fold hydrolase, whose protein sequence is MGDVRKVHVGGVRLAYRVWGEPDAPPAVLLHCLGEDGEDWRGVVGRLATTHRVFALDQRGHGRSDWPGEYGFERWRDDAIGFVQALGLGPVTLIGHSLGATAALLLAAHRPDLVAQLIAEEPAPPVPADPPQQVPEPPPGPPLFDWRAKLAAVAERNAPAPHWRDALPGITAPTLVIAGGPTSHIPQHHLAELAGAIPAARLVTVEDAGHLVHEERPGAYLAAVTSFLAGVG, encoded by the coding sequence ATGGGTGACGTACGGAAGGTGCACGTCGGTGGCGTCCGGTTGGCATACCGCGTATGGGGCGAGCCGGACGCGCCCCCGGCCGTGCTGCTGCACTGCCTCGGGGAGGACGGCGAGGACTGGCGCGGAGTGGTCGGCCGACTGGCCACCACGCACCGGGTCTTCGCCCTCGACCAGCGCGGCCACGGCCGCAGCGACTGGCCGGGGGAGTACGGCTTCGAGCGCTGGCGCGACGACGCCATCGGCTTCGTCCAGGCGCTCGGCCTCGGCCCGGTCACGCTGATCGGCCACTCCCTGGGGGCCACCGCCGCCCTGCTGCTGGCCGCCCACCGCCCGGACCTGGTCGCGCAGCTGATCGCGGAGGAGCCGGCCCCGCCGGTCCCCGCCGACCCGCCGCAGCAGGTCCCGGAGCCGCCGCCCGGCCCTCCGCTCTTCGACTGGCGGGCCAAGCTCGCCGCCGTGGCCGAGCGGAACGCCCCCGCCCCGCACTGGCGCGACGCCCTGCCCGGCATCACCGCCCCGACCCTCGTCATCGCCGGCGGCCCCACCAGCCACATCCCCCAGCACCACCTCGCCGAGCTGGCCGGCGCCATCCCGGCCGCCCGGCTGGTCACCGTCGAGGACGCCGGCCATCTCGTCCACGAGGAGCGGCCGGGCGCGTATCTGGCGGCGGTCACGTCGTTCCTGGCGGGCGTGGGATGA
- a CDS encoding VOC family protein, translating to MLTTNFVPGAPNWLDLGAPDIDAAAAFYSAVLGWTFRSAGPEGGGYGFFQLDGRTVAAVGPLTEEGASPAWTPYFHTADADATCKAVEQAGGRVRVAPMDVFTAGRLAMLTDPTGADFAVWQPGDVKGLDAVMEPGTLCWTELYTTDAAAAKEFYRSVFGWTYQDMPMGGGPVYSIASASGAGQGEDTAHGGVMQLPQKNLDAGSTPEWHPYFGVTDCDATFNAAVQHGGTPLIAPMDVPGVGRLAMLMDPAGAPFALIKGDPSMT from the coding sequence GTGTTGACCACCAACTTCGTCCCCGGCGCACCGAACTGGCTCGACCTCGGCGCCCCCGACATCGACGCCGCCGCGGCGTTCTACTCCGCGGTGCTCGGCTGGACCTTCCGGTCGGCCGGGCCGGAGGGCGGCGGCTACGGCTTCTTCCAGCTCGACGGCAGGACGGTCGCCGCGGTCGGCCCGCTGACGGAGGAGGGTGCGAGCCCGGCCTGGACACCGTACTTCCACACCGCGGACGCGGACGCCACCTGCAAGGCGGTGGAGCAGGCCGGCGGCCGGGTCCGGGTCGCGCCGATGGACGTGTTCACCGCCGGCCGGCTGGCCATGCTCACCGACCCGACGGGCGCCGACTTCGCCGTCTGGCAGCCCGGCGACGTCAAGGGCCTGGACGCGGTCATGGAGCCGGGCACCCTGTGCTGGACGGAGCTCTACACCACCGACGCCGCCGCGGCCAAGGAGTTCTACCGCAGTGTGTTCGGCTGGACCTACCAGGACATGCCGATGGGCGGCGGCCCCGTCTACAGCATCGCCTCCGCCTCCGGTGCCGGACAGGGCGAGGACACCGCGCACGGCGGCGTCATGCAGCTCCCGCAAAAGAATCTGGACGCCGGCTCGACGCCCGAGTGGCACCCGTACTTCGGCGTGACCGACTGCGACGCCACCTTCAACGCCGCCGTCCAGCACGGCGGCACGCCGCTCATCGCCCCGATGGACGTGCCAGGCGTCGGCCGGCTGGCGATGCTGATGGATCCGGCGGGCGCCCCCTTCGCGCTGATCAAGGGGGACCCGTCGATGACCTGA